One genomic region from Anabaena sp. PCC 7108 encodes:
- a CDS encoding type II toxin-antitoxin system VapC family toxin, translating into MKSEIIIDTSPLVAFIDKSDNFHEWTVEKWKNSRPPLFTCESVIAESCFLLQNVHGGESAILSLLEAEVIKIPFNLSEEVTVIKQLMKQYQFPCL; encoded by the coding sequence ATGAAATCAGAAATTATTATAGATACTTCTCCTTTAGTTGCTTTTATTGATAAAAGTGATAATTTTCATGAATGGACAGTAGAAAAATGGAAAAATTCACGCCCTCCTTTATTTACTTGTGAATCGGTTATTGCGGAATCTTGTTTTTTATTACAAAATGTTCATGGAGGAGAAAGTGCTATTTTATCTTTATTGGAAGCAGAAGTAATTAAAATACCTTTTAATTTAAGTGAAGAAGTAACAGTAATTAAGCAATTAATGAAACAATATCAATTTCCATGTCTTTAG
- a CDS encoding BrnT family toxin, whose translation MRYNFDWNPAKEKQNIRKHQINFRLASTVFRDQYQLSLYDEEHSDYEDRWITIGLDETGILRVVIHTFEQTDEDSCLIRIISARKATFNEQQYYQGRKL comes from the coding sequence TTGCGTTATAATTTTGATTGGAATCCAGCAAAAGAAAAACAGAATATTCGTAAACATCAAATCAATTTTCGTTTAGCATCAACTGTTTTTCGTGATCAATATCAGTTAAGTTTATATGATGAAGAACATAGTGATTATGAAGACAGATGGATTACTATAGGTTTAGATGAAACGGGTATTTTAAGGGTTGTTATTCATACTTTTGAACAAACAGATGAAGACTCGTGTTTGATTCGTATTATTTCAGCACGGAAAGCAACTTTTAATGAACAGCAGTATTATCAAGGAAGAAAGCTATGA
- a CDS encoding type II toxin-antitoxin system VapC family toxin, with amino-acid sequence MKYVLDTHALIWFLEGNLKLGANAKVILCDPNSQLVIPATTLAEAVWIVERGRTSIPAPKDVILAVEADPRVVIYPLDQDVIEMTMSLSAINEMHDRQIAATALALASQGEIVQLLTCDQNITASGLVAIVW; translated from the coding sequence ATGAAATATGTCCTAGATACTCATGCTTTAATCTGGTTTCTTGAAGGTAATTTAAAGTTAGGTGCAAATGCTAAAGTTATCCTTTGTGATCCTAATTCACAGTTAGTTATTCCTGCGACTACTTTAGCTGAAGCTGTTTGGATTGTAGAAAGAGGTAGAACATCTATTCCTGCTCCTAAAGATGTAATTTTAGCAGTAGAAGCTGATCCTCGTGTGGTAATTTATCCCCTTGATCAAGATGTAATTGAAATGACTATGAGTTTATCTGCTATTAATGAAATGCACGATAGACAAATTGCGGCAACTGCGTTAGCTTTAGCCAGTCAAGGTGAAATTGTGCAGTTATTGACGTGCGACCAAAATATAACTGCGTCGGGTTTAGTTGCTATTGTTTGGTAG